The proteins below come from a single Alligator mississippiensis isolate rAllMis1 chromosome 2, rAllMis1, whole genome shotgun sequence genomic window:
- the ZNF410 gene encoding zinc finger protein 410: MLSDELESKPELLVQFVQNTSIPLGQGLVESEPKDITCLSLLPVTETSECNRLMLPDDSPSHDNSSKDVPSSAVLRSLQVNVGPDGEETRAQNVQKPSELLSSPETSSLLQDLQPSDSTSFILLNLTRAGLGSPAEHLVFVQDEAEDSGNDFLSHDSTDSSTPWFLRVQELAHDSLIAATRAQLAKNAKASNNGENIHLCSGDGQPKDSSPIPHLSRVEKKLKCTVEGCDRTFVWPAHFKYHLKTHRNDRSFTCPAEGCGKSFYVLQRLKVHMRTHNGEKPFVCTELGCGKQFTTAGNLKNHVRIHTGEKPFLCEAQGCGRSFAEYSSLRKHLVVHSGVKPHQCQICGKTFSQSGSRNVHMRKHHSRIGAAGNREREQPESLVGSSLLEESAVHSKNLISMNSQPSLGVESLHLPDTESIIGVEEGETSCSFFRPLICGD; encoded by the exons ATGTTATCAGATGAGTTAGAGTCCAAACCAGAG CTGCTGGTTCAGTTTGTTCAGAACACATCTATTCCACTGGGTCAAGGGCTGGTGGAATCAGAACCTAAAGACATCACCTGTCTCTCCCTTCTTCCTGTCACTGAGACATCAGAATGCAACAGACTGATGTTGCCAG ATGATTCTCCAAGTCATGATAACTCCTCCAAAGATGTTCCCTCATCTGCTGTCTTGAGAAGTCTCCAGGTAAATGTGGGCCCTGATGGAGAGGAGACAAGGGCACAGAATGTACAGAAACCCTCTGAGCTCCTGTCAAGTCCAGAGACTTCCAGCTTATTACAGGACCTTCAGCCCAGTGACAGCACTTCTTTTATTCTCCTCAACCTAACAAGAGCAG GCCTGGGCTCTCCAGCAGAGCACCTTGTGTTTGTGCAGGATGAAGCAGAAGATTCTGGAAATGATTTTCTCTCCCATGACAGCACAGACAGCAGTACTCCATGGTTTCTACGAGTACAGGAGCTAGCCCATGACAGTTTGATTGCAGCCACTAGGGCACAGCTCGCAAAGAACGCCAAAGCAAGCAATAATG GTGAAAACATTCATCTTTGCTCAGGAGATGGGCAACCGAAAGACTCCAGCCCTATCCCTCATCTGTCCCGTGTGGAAAAGAAGCTGAAGTGCACAGTTGAGGGATGTGACCGGACATTTGTATGGCCAGCTCACTTCAAATATCATCTAAAAACCCACAG GAATGATCGGTCCTTCACCTGCCCAGCAGAAGGCTGTGGTAAAAGCTTCTATGTTCTGCAGAGGCTGAAAGTGCATATGCGAACTCACAATGGCGAGAAACCATTTGTTTGcactgagctgggctgtgggaagcagTTTACGACAGCTGGGAACCTGAAAAACCACGTACGGATTCACACTG GTGAAAAGCCATTCCTCTGCGAGGCACAGGGATGTGGTCGTTCCTTTGCTGAATACTCCAGCCTTCGGAAACACCTGGTGGTCCACTCAG GAGTGAAGCCCCATCAGTGCCAAATCTGTGGGAAGACATTTTCCCAGAGTGGTAGCCGGAATGTGCACATGAGGAAACACCACTCCAGAATTGGAGCAGCTGGGAACAGGGAGCGAGAACAACCAG AGTCACTGGTGGGCAGCAGTTTGTTGGAAGAATCTGCAGTGCACAGTAAGAATCTGATCTCCATGAACTCTCAGCCCAGTCTTGGTGTAGAGTCCCTGCACCTGCCGGATACAGAATCAATTATTGGAGTGGAGGAGGGTGAGACCAGTTGTTCCTTTTTCCGCCCTCTTATATGCGGTGACTGA